The Elusimicrobiota bacterium genome window below encodes:
- the ftsH gene encoding ATP-dependent zinc metalloprotease FtsH, whose amino-acid sequence MDPTRRNVKQLLVWMAAFLLLLVLFQNLKVVNEEAEVPYSAFKARLKAAQVTSVIVRPDLIRGEFKEPAGHSQRFRTFPLNDPTLVAELEAAKVHEYKGEADKGWLTAVLVNLGWVVLFFALWYIFIVRQVNVGGKQALSFGRSRAKRQDSDKKTKVTFADVAGCEESKEELQEIVEFLKEPAKFQRLGGKIPRGVLLYGIPGTGKTLLAKAVAGEAGVPFFSASGSEFVEMFVGVGAARVRDLFDQAKKEAPAVVFIDELDAVGRHRFAGIGGGHDEREQTLNQILIELDGFDTKEGVILIAATNRPDVLDPALLRPGRFDRHVNVPAPDKRGREAILQVHAKGVKLASEADLALIAKRTPGFVGADLANLINEAALLAARRSLPSVGLDELREAVDRLMAGPQRKSRIISEKEKNIVAYHESGHTLVAKLLPGTDPVHKVSIVPRGPALGYTLQLPEDDRYLTSRTEIVHRLCVLLGGRCAEELVFNEMTTGASDDLSKATAFAQRMVMEYGMSDRVGPVTYRKDAEVFLGRDIARGPGYSESTAELIDSEIKRVLQECQSKVREMLTRNRATLDALAAKLIEKEVLEAEEVDAVIKSAVPAAA is encoded by the coding sequence ATGGACCCGACCCGCCGCAACGTCAAGCAGCTTCTCGTCTGGATGGCGGCCTTCCTCCTGCTGCTCGTCCTCTTCCAGAACCTCAAGGTCGTCAACGAGGAGGCCGAGGTCCCCTACTCGGCCTTCAAGGCGCGCCTGAAGGCGGCGCAGGTCACCAGCGTCATCGTGCGCCCCGACCTCATCCGCGGCGAGTTCAAGGAGCCCGCCGGCCACTCCCAGCGCTTCCGCACCTTCCCGCTCAACGACCCGACCCTCGTCGCCGAGCTCGAGGCGGCGAAGGTCCACGAGTACAAGGGCGAGGCCGACAAGGGCTGGCTGACGGCCGTGCTCGTCAACCTCGGCTGGGTGGTCCTCTTCTTCGCGCTCTGGTACATCTTCATCGTGCGCCAGGTCAACGTGGGGGGCAAGCAGGCGCTCTCCTTCGGCCGCTCGCGCGCCAAGCGCCAGGACAGCGACAAGAAGACGAAGGTCACCTTCGCGGACGTCGCCGGCTGCGAGGAGTCCAAGGAGGAGCTCCAGGAGATCGTCGAGTTCCTCAAGGAGCCGGCCAAGTTCCAGCGCCTCGGCGGCAAGATCCCGCGCGGCGTGCTGCTCTACGGCATCCCCGGGACCGGGAAGACCCTGCTCGCCAAGGCCGTCGCCGGCGAGGCCGGCGTCCCCTTCTTCTCCGCCTCGGGCTCGGAGTTCGTCGAGATGTTCGTCGGCGTCGGCGCCGCGCGCGTGCGCGACCTCTTCGACCAGGCGAAGAAGGAGGCCCCCGCGGTCGTCTTCATCGACGAGCTCGACGCGGTCGGCCGCCACCGCTTCGCGGGCATCGGCGGCGGGCACGACGAGCGCGAGCAGACGCTCAACCAGATCCTCATCGAGCTCGACGGCTTCGACACGAAGGAGGGGGTCATCCTCATCGCCGCGACCAACCGCCCCGACGTGCTCGACCCGGCCCTGCTGCGCCCCGGGCGCTTCGACCGCCACGTCAACGTCCCGGCCCCCGACAAGCGCGGCCGCGAGGCGATCCTGCAGGTCCACGCCAAGGGCGTCAAGCTCGCCTCCGAGGCCGACCTCGCCCTCATCGCCAAGCGCACCCCCGGCTTCGTCGGCGCCGACCTCGCGAACCTCATCAACGAGGCGGCCCTGCTCGCGGCGCGGCGCAGCCTGCCCAGCGTCGGGCTCGACGAGCTGCGCGAGGCCGTCGACCGCCTCATGGCCGGGCCCCAGCGCAAGAGCCGCATCATCTCCGAGAAGGAGAAGAACATCGTCGCCTACCACGAGTCCGGGCACACCCTCGTCGCCAAGCTCCTCCCCGGGACGGACCCGGTGCACAAGGTCTCGATCGTCCCGCGCGGGCCGGCGCTCGGCTACACGCTCCAGCTTCCCGAGGACGACCGCTACCTCACCTCCCGCACCGAGATCGTGCACCGACTCTGCGTGCTGCTCGGCGGGCGCTGCGCCGAGGAGCTCGTCTTCAACGAGATGACGACCGGCGCGAGCGACGACCTCTCGAAGGCCACCGCCTTCGCCCAGCGCATGGTGATGGAGTACGGGATGAGCGACCGCGTCGGCCCCGTGACCTACCGCAAGGACGCCGAGGTCTTCCTCGGGCGCGACATCGCCCGCGGGCCCGGCTACTCCGAGAGCACCGCGGAGCTCATCGACTCCGAGATCAAGCGCGTGCTCCAGGAGTGCCAGAGCAAGGTGCGCGAGATGCTCACCCGCAACCGCGCGACCCTCGACGCCCTCGCGGCGAAGCTCATCGAGAAGGAGGTGCTCGAGGCCGAAGAGGTGGACGCGGTGATCAAGTCCGCCGTCCCGGCCGCCGCATGA
- the hpt gene encoding hypoxanthine phosphoribosyltransferase, with protein sequence MNDTRTIHPDVERVLIAEDQLQRRIIELAGELRRDYAGKDPILLGILKGSVLFLSDLLRRLDFDCCVDFVSLASYSGTSSTGVVRMLLDLRESAQGRDIIVVEDIVDSGLTISYLLQNLRSRNPRSVEVCTLLDKPDSRKVRIEPKYAGFRIPNEFVIGFGLDYNERYRNLPYIGVMKPSAVKN encoded by the coding sequence ATGAACGACACCCGCACGATCCATCCCGACGTCGAGCGCGTCCTCATCGCGGAGGACCAGCTCCAGCGCCGCATCATCGAGCTCGCCGGCGAACTCCGCCGCGACTACGCGGGGAAGGACCCCATCCTCCTGGGCATCCTCAAGGGCAGCGTGCTCTTCCTCTCGGACCTCCTGCGCCGGCTCGACTTCGACTGCTGCGTGGACTTCGTGAGCCTGGCCTCCTATTCCGGCACCTCCTCGACCGGCGTCGTGCGCATGCTCCTCGACCTGCGCGAGTCCGCCCAGGGTCGGGACATCATCGTCGTCGAGGACATCGTCGACAGCGGCCTGACCATCAGCTACCTGCTGCAGAACCTGCGCAGCCGCAACCCGCGCTCCGTCGAGGTCTGCACGCTCCTCGACAAGCCCGACAGCCGCAAGGTGCGCATCGAGCCCAAGTACGCGGGCTTCCGCATCCCCAACGAGTTCGTCATCGGTTTCGGCCTCGACTACAACGAGCGCTACCGGAACCTCCCCTACATCGGCGTGATGAAGCCTTCCGCCGTCAAGAATTAG
- a CDS encoding response regulator: MTPGLSLPRIRILVVDDEVDNRALLREQFAAVKGWAIEAEEAGDSQTAFNLLRESFFDLVFLDYRLPDEDGLKVLEQIRQLHPKIVVIMVSAAGSEKVAVEAMKRGAMDYITQAELRGTDLEHLLRRAIDVQSLQTENFELRAVNKMKDEFIAGVSHELRTPLAVILGYAKTLEEGEFGTLTAAQKAAVTAIRSRGEQFLQMVNRLLSFKESALGTQHVLLRPVDLHALVSEHLRARWEEPPRGIVIEKDLCGGPVWVLADPEPLAEVLQNLVSNSCKFSPDGTKVTVSLKVRPTNEAWIQIRDQGRGITPEALPHLFEGFYHAEKELTRGIPGLGIGLALSRQIVELHGGRIWIESEGTGRGTTGSIALPITEPDTPQILVESQRKHDKKRILIVENNPGMVEILRMFLAGISENLVISTTHDGQEALEMIERSRYDLMLLDMLLPGVSGLEILERMQRLTPEKRVPTLVITGHRDAAAQAGKLGAADILLKPFYKKAFLDKVFRLLGLERRAAGASRPVEKPPETPE, encoded by the coding sequence ATGACGCCGGGCCTTTCGCTGCCCCGCATCCGCATCCTGGTGGTCGATGACGAGGTCGACAACCGGGCCCTTCTGCGCGAGCAGTTCGCCGCGGTGAAGGGCTGGGCCATCGAGGCGGAGGAGGCCGGCGACTCGCAGACGGCCTTCAACCTCCTGCGCGAGAGCTTCTTCGACCTCGTCTTCCTCGACTACCGCCTGCCCGACGAGGACGGCCTCAAGGTCCTCGAGCAGATCCGCCAGCTCCACCCCAAGATCGTCGTCATCATGGTCTCCGCGGCCGGCAGCGAGAAGGTCGCCGTCGAGGCGATGAAGCGCGGGGCGATGGACTACATCACGCAGGCCGAGCTCCGCGGCACGGACCTCGAGCACCTCCTGCGCCGCGCCATCGACGTCCAGTCGCTGCAGACCGAGAACTTCGAGCTGCGCGCCGTCAACAAGATGAAGGACGAGTTCATCGCCGGCGTCAGCCACGAGCTGCGCACGCCGCTGGCCGTCATCCTCGGCTACGCCAAGACCCTCGAGGAAGGCGAGTTCGGGACCCTGACCGCGGCGCAGAAGGCGGCCGTCACCGCCATCCGCTCCCGCGGCGAGCAGTTCCTGCAGATGGTCAACCGGCTCCTCTCGTTCAAGGAGTCCGCGTTGGGGACCCAGCACGTCCTGCTGCGCCCCGTGGACCTCCACGCGCTCGTCTCCGAGCACCTGCGCGCGCGCTGGGAAGAGCCCCCCCGCGGCATCGTCATCGAGAAGGACCTCTGCGGCGGGCCGGTCTGGGTCCTGGCCGACCCCGAGCCCCTCGCCGAGGTGCTCCAGAACCTCGTCTCCAACTCCTGCAAGTTCAGCCCCGACGGCACGAAGGTGACGGTGTCGCTCAAGGTGCGCCCGACCAACGAGGCCTGGATCCAGATCCGCGACCAGGGCCGCGGCATCACGCCCGAGGCCCTGCCGCATCTCTTCGAGGGCTTCTACCACGCCGAGAAGGAGCTCACGCGCGGCATCCCCGGCCTCGGCATCGGCCTGGCCCTCTCGCGCCAGATCGTCGAGCTCCACGGCGGCCGCATCTGGATCGAGTCCGAGGGGACCGGCCGCGGGACGACGGGGAGCATCGCCCTGCCCATCACCGAGCCCGACACCCCGCAGATCCTCGTCGAGAGCCAGCGCAAGCACGACAAGAAGCGCATCCTCATCGTCGAGAACAACCCCGGGATGGTCGAGATCCTGCGCATGTTCCTCGCCGGCATCTCCGAGAACCTCGTCATCTCCACGACCCACGACGGACAGGAAGCCCTCGAGATGATCGAGCGCAGCCGCTACGACCTCATGCTCCTCGACATGCTCCTGCCCGGCGTCAGCGGCCTCGAGATCCTCGAGCGCATGCAGCGCCTGACCCCCGAGAAGCGCGTCCCCACCCTCGTCATCACCGGCCACCGCGACGCCGCCGCCCAGGCCGGGAAGCTCGGCGCGGCGGACATCCTGCTCAAGCCCTTCTATAAGAAAGCCTTCCTGGACAAAGTCTTCCGCCTCCTCGGCCTCGAGCGCCGAGCCGCCGGCGCCTCCCGCCCCGTCGAAAAGCCCCCGGAAACTCCGGAGTAA